The Benincasa hispida cultivar B227 chromosome 11, ASM972705v1, whole genome shotgun sequence genome has a segment encoding these proteins:
- the LOC120091799 gene encoding uncharacterized protein LOC120091799 isoform X2, whose translation MCHNLVAVSFQLPQLIINSNKRSKCYVHHKKKDYSDFVCFAVKNNNSNHHHQNPPIFSLKFSSFHPLSESPQASFDDYIEDEARLLRTTFSGKSEKINQMRWELKGLGTEFKPQRFTINVRGALYAERTESKSMLTNNFVLNLHNFAAPTPHDFFAQDFLQPFAEKGLKGMMEETMNEFTEILLLDYSKYKKEKQKNEVLANNG comes from the exons ATGTGTCATAATTTGGTTGCTGTTTCTTTTCAATTACCACAGCTTATTATCAATTCAAACAAGAGATCAAAATGTTATGTTCATCACAAAAAGAAGGATTATTCTGATTTTGTGTGTTTTGCAGTGAAAAATAATAACAGTAATCATCATCATCAAAACcctccaattttctctctcaaattctctAGTTTCCACCCACTTTCTGAATCTCCTCAG GCTTCCTTTGATGATTACATTGAAGATGAAGCTAGACTGTTGAGAACCACTTTTTCTGGAAAGAGTGAAAAAATAAACCAG ATGAGATGGGAACTGAAGGGATTGGGCACAGAGTTCAAACCACAAAGATTCACAATCAATGTAAGAGGAGCTTTGTATGCAGAAAGAACAGAATCAAAAAGTATGCTCACAAATAATTTTGTTCTCAATCTTCACAACTTTGCTGCCCCAACACCCCATGATTTCTTTGCACAAGATTTTCTTCAACCCTTTGCAGAAAAG GGATTGAAGGGAATGATGGAGGAAACAATGAATGAATTTACAGAAATATTGTTATTGGATTACAGCAAATACAAGAAGGAGAAGCAAAAGAATGAAGTTCTAGCTAATAATGGCTAA
- the LOC120091799 gene encoding uncharacterized protein LOC120091799 isoform X1 yields the protein MCHNLVAVSFQLPQLIINSNKRSKCYVHHKKKDYSDFVCFAVKNNNSNHHHQNPPIFSLKFSSFHPLSESPQASFDDYIEDEARLLRTTFSGKSEKINQDEWRIQMPSFQLFFHEVSSVADVRLNCRSFTTDQDYPIHIPHHVSKFIDLQLMRWELKGLGTEFKPQRFTINVRGALYAERTESKSMLTNNFVLNLHNFAAPTPHDFFAQDFLQPFAEKGLKGMMEETMNEFTEILLLDYSKYKKEKQKNEVLANNG from the exons ATGTGTCATAATTTGGTTGCTGTTTCTTTTCAATTACCACAGCTTATTATCAATTCAAACAAGAGATCAAAATGTTATGTTCATCACAAAAAGAAGGATTATTCTGATTTTGTGTGTTTTGCAGTGAAAAATAATAACAGTAATCATCATCATCAAAACcctccaattttctctctcaaattctctAGTTTCCACCCACTTTCTGAATCTCCTCAG GCTTCCTTTGATGATTACATTGAAGATGAAGCTAGACTGTTGAGAACCACTTTTTCTGGAAAGAGTGAAAAAATAAACCAG GATGAATGGAGAATTCAAATGCCATCATTCCAATTGTTTTTCCACGAGGTCAGCTCAGTAGCTGATGTAAGATTAAATTGCAGAAGCTTTACAACTGATCAAGATTACCCTATTCATATTCCTCATCATGTCTCCAAATTTATTGACCTTCAATTG ATGAGATGGGAACTGAAGGGATTGGGCACAGAGTTCAAACCACAAAGATTCACAATCAATGTAAGAGGAGCTTTGTATGCAGAAAGAACAGAATCAAAAAGTATGCTCACAAATAATTTTGTTCTCAATCTTCACAACTTTGCTGCCCCAACACCCCATGATTTCTTTGCACAAGATTTTCTTCAACCCTTTGCAGAAAAG GGATTGAAGGGAATGATGGAGGAAACAATGAATGAATTTACAGAAATATTGTTATTGGATTACAGCAAATACAAGAAGGAGAAGCAAAAGAATGAAGTTCTAGCTAATAATGGCTAA